Within Pseudomonas tructae, the genomic segment CGCAACGTGGTGATCTGAGCACGCAGCGGGTCACTGCACTTAACGCTTCGCGGCCGTCAGATAGTCCTCGGTGGAGATCACCTGCGCGTAAGCGAAGGCCAGCGCCGCCATAAAGGCTGCATGCACTTGCGATGCCGGTACTTTGACTCCGTTGAACTCCAGAGCGCGAGTTGCACAGGCATCGTGAACCACCGTGACGCCATAACCGTAATCGGCGGCCGCGCGGCTGACGGCATCGATGCACATGTGGCTCATGCTGCCGATCACCGTGACGTCGCTGATTTGTCCTTTATCAAGCAGTTGCTTGAGTTCGGTGCCCAGAAAGGAGTTGACCTTGTGCTTGAGGACTACTGACTCATCTGCGCGCTTGGCTGCCTTGGGGTGAATCTGTGCGCCTTCGGAGCCAGGCGTGAAAAACGGCGCATCGGTGGACTCGAACTCGTGGCGCACGTGCACCACCAGGTCGCCGCGGGCGCGGGCGGCATCAAGAATGCCGGCGGCATTGTCGGCCGCCGCCTCGGCGCCATCCAGGGGCCATTTACCGCCGGGGAAGTAATCGTTCTGGATGTCGATGACGATCAGTGCCTGCTTGCTCATCTCAAAAGCCTCGTGTCGGGGAGTGGTTGTGGCGTGGTGATAGTTATAGGCTTGAGCGGTGCGCTTGCGGATTGGCGCGAACGACAAATTGGCGGGAAAAACTGACAATGGCAACGGCGCAGGACACTCTGGAAATTGGCGTGCTGGTCTATCCCGGCGCGCAGTTGGCCGCTGTCCATGGCTTGACCGATCTGTTCGCCGTGGCCAACCGCCTGCGTTTGGAACTGGGTGCGCTGGAGCGACCGCAATTGCGTATCAGCCACTGGAGCGAGAGCCCGGGCCAGCCATTGCAGGTAACCCTCGACACCCACCCTGGCACGGGGCACCGGGTGCGGGCGATGATTGTTCCGCCGAGCCTGACCCAGGCCCCTGCGCCCGATGTGCTCGAACGCTATTGTGCCAACCTGCGCCAATGGCATGCTGACGGGGCGTTGCTGGTGTCGGTCTGCGTCGGGGTGTTCTTCATCGCTGCCAGCGGCCTGCTCGATGGTCGCCCGGCAACCACGCACTGGAATTTCGCGCAATCACTGGCCGAGCGTTTTCCTCGGGTTCAGGTCGAAGCCAACCTGCCGTTGCTCGATGATGGCGACATCATTACCTCGGCCGGGTTGATGGCCTGGACCGACCTGGGCCTGAGACTGGTCGAGCGCTACCTGGGTGAGACCCTGGCGGCGGAGACCGCGCGCTTTCTGGCGGTCGAACGGGTCAGGGGCGGGCAACACCCCGGTAGCGTCTTCAGCCCGCGCCTGGATCATGGCGACGAGGCAGTGCTCAAAGTCCAGCACTGGTTGCAAGGCAGCGGTGCGCGAGAGGTTTCGCTGGCCGCCATGGCCACTTGCGCGGGCC encodes:
- a CDS encoding cysteine hydrolase family protein produces the protein MSKQALIVIDIQNDYFPGGKWPLDGAEAAADNAAGILDAARARGDLVVHVRHEFESTDAPFFTPGSEGAQIHPKAAKRADESVVLKHKVNSFLGTELKQLLDKGQISDVTVIGSMSHMCIDAVSRAAADYGYGVTVVHDACATRALEFNGVKVPASQVHAAFMAALAFAYAQVISTEDYLTAAKR
- a CDS encoding GlxA family transcriptional regulator, translated to MATAQDTLEIGVLVYPGAQLAAVHGLTDLFAVANRLRLELGALERPQLRISHWSESPGQPLQVTLDTHPGTGHRVRAMIVPPSLTQAPAPDVLERYCANLRQWHADGALLVSVCVGVFFIAASGLLDGRPATTHWNFAQSLAERFPRVQVEANLPLLDDGDIITSAGLMAWTDLGLRLVERYLGETLAAETARFLAVERVRGGQHPGSVFSPRLDHGDEAVLKVQHWLQGSGAREVSLAAMATCAGLEQRTFLRRFRSATGLKPTEYCQQVRVGRACRMLEFTNRSIDQIAWGVGYQDPGAFRKVFFKVTGLAPSDYRRRLGAVAG